Proteins from a single region of Limosilactobacillus fermentum:
- a CDS encoding IS30 family transposase encodes MSTTILSFQNRVVIETLHNEGRSLRYIANYLGFSKTTIFNELHRLNSEYQAGLAQTDFERKVSQRGRKSSLTKNLKHLVEEKIQVQKWSPEQVAHVVGITYKTVYNWIDQGWLDIQLPDLPDHGIRRHRAKEKRGTFNHGRSIEERPHKVETRQEFGHFEADTVLSGKRKGQAVATFVERKSRLTIVKRLHGRDSQSMTQAVLELASQLQDKLKTLTVDHGKEFANYQTIEQLTGTQVYFAHAYSPHERGSNENRNRVLRRFIPKGQAIEELSDRQLVQINWYLNSRPLKCLNWHTPIEIFLLNLRH; translated from the coding sequence ATGAGCACCACTATTTTATCATTCCAGAACCGTGTTGTCATTGAAACGCTTCATAATGAAGGACGTTCCTTGCGATACATCGCTAACTACTTAGGCTTTAGTAAGACCACCATCTTTAACGAACTTCACCGGCTAAATAGTGAGTACCAGGCTGGGCTAGCGCAGACTGACTTTGAACGAAAGGTTAGTCAACGGGGGCGGAAGTCTTCGCTCACTAAAAACCTTAAACACTTGGTCGAGGAAAAGATTCAAGTCCAGAAGTGGTCCCCTGAACAAGTTGCCCATGTGGTGGGGATTACCTACAAGACGGTCTATAACTGGATTGATCAAGGCTGGCTTGATATACAGTTGCCCGATTTGCCTGATCATGGAATTCGTCGTCATCGTGCTAAAGAAAAGCGTGGTACGTTCAATCACGGCCGCTCCATTGAGGAGCGGCCTCATAAAGTCGAAACTCGCCAGGAATTCGGCCACTTTGAAGCTGATACCGTACTTTCTGGCAAACGTAAAGGTCAGGCTGTGGCTACTTTTGTGGAACGTAAGAGTCGCCTGACAATTGTTAAACGGCTCCATGGTCGCGACAGTCAGTCCATGACTCAAGCCGTACTTGAACTAGCTAGTCAACTTCAAGACAAGCTCAAGACGCTTACCGTGGATCATGGTAAAGAGTTCGCTAACTATCAGACAATTGAACAGCTAACAGGTACTCAGGTTTATTTTGCCCATGCTTATTCACCACATGAACGTGGTAGTAATGAGAACCGTAACCGAGTTTTGCGACGGTTTATTCCCAAGGGACAAGCCATTGAAGAGCTGAGCGATCGCCAGCTGGTTCAAATCAATTGGTATCTGAATTCCCGACCACTTAAATGTCTTAACTGGCACACACCAATCGAGATCTTCT
- a CDS encoding ATP phosphoribosyltransferase regulatory subunit yields the protein MQDYKLPAGLRDNFGPQATQKESVRHYLTGLFQRHHYTLIETSLLEYRDVFGPYELQAESLYRILEADGQDLVLRPDLTLPIARFLATTNVSLPTSFAYVGEQFRRNRQLTGLYNQSTQAGIELVGFQSRRAELECLTVISELNRDLFNGRLLVELGQARLADLVLADLPASERQKEAIKAALFNKNVPDYEAAIAPFKRERHYPFLVEWTWLFGKADVVEKMVAPLWVNPAAREAMQEVLDLAKLVAQLGDQELLVDFSTAAPQAYYTGVTFKAYADQTSTYLVSGGRYDNLLANFQEKSEPAIGLGIDVTLIAQLLERSAPRDQAKPTLVFCQLADWPTFAKRYGGDPAYEACLADSLVAARTQAAVTGQQLKVMNEEGDLIDA from the coding sequence ATGCAAGATTACAAGTTACCAGCTGGCTTGCGGGACAACTTTGGTCCCCAAGCGACCCAAAAGGAAAGCGTCCGTCATTACCTAACGGGCCTGTTTCAACGACATCACTACACCCTGATCGAGACCTCCCTGTTGGAATACCGGGACGTCTTTGGCCCCTACGAGTTGCAGGCCGAAAGCCTCTACCGGATCTTAGAAGCCGATGGTCAGGACTTGGTGCTACGCCCGGACCTGACCCTGCCGATCGCCCGCTTTTTGGCGACGACTAACGTCAGCTTGCCCACCAGCTTTGCCTACGTGGGCGAGCAGTTCCGCCGTAACCGCCAGCTGACCGGGCTTTATAACCAATCCACCCAGGCGGGGATCGAACTGGTTGGCTTTCAATCACGCCGGGCCGAGTTGGAGTGCCTAACGGTGATCAGCGAGTTAAACCGGGACCTCTTTAATGGGCGGCTGCTGGTGGAACTGGGGCAGGCCAGGCTAGCCGACCTGGTGTTAGCCGACTTGCCGGCCAGCGAGCGGCAAAAAGAAGCGATCAAGGCCGCCCTCTTTAACAAAAACGTCCCCGACTACGAGGCGGCGATTGCCCCCTTTAAACGGGAGCGCCACTACCCCTTCTTGGTGGAGTGGACCTGGCTGTTTGGTAAGGCGGACGTGGTCGAAAAAATGGTGGCGCCGCTGTGGGTCAACCCAGCGGCCAGGGAGGCGATGCAGGAGGTGTTGGACCTCGCCAAGTTGGTGGCCCAGCTGGGCGACCAAGAGCTCTTGGTCGACTTTTCGACCGCCGCACCGCAGGCTTACTACACCGGGGTGACCTTCAAGGCCTACGCCGACCAAACTAGTACCTACCTGGTATCGGGGGGCCGCTACGATAACCTCCTGGCCAACTTCCAGGAAAAGAGCGAACCGGCGATTGGGCTGGGGATTGACGTAACCCTCATCGCCCAGCTGTTGGAACGGAGCGCCCCGAGGGACCAAGCGAAGCCAACCCTAGTCTTTTGCCAACTAGCCGACTGGCCGACCTTTGCCAAGCGCTACGGGGGGGATCCTGCCTACGAGGCCTGTCTGGCCGACAGTTTGGTAGCGGCCCGCACCCAAGCAGCGGTAACCGGCCAGCAACTTAAAGTCATGAACGAAGAGGGGGACTTAATCGATGCTTAA
- the hisG gene encoding ATP phosphoribosyltransferase, with protein MLKIALTKGRVEEQFTALLAQRGFDTSPLENKQRRLIIEVADQFEFILAKGPDVLTYLTNGVVDLGIVGSDILMEQDAESDELLDLKTGQCQFILASTEDFDPDRPGRKVIGTKYPRVAQRYFARRGQDVAIIKLEGSVELAPLIGLADAIIDITETGRTLKENHLVIYDRLDQVSTRLVANPLALKQKRDEIYCFVTTLKGGN; from the coding sequence ATGCTTAAAATCGCCTTAACCAAGGGGCGGGTGGAAGAACAGTTCACCGCCCTGCTGGCCCAGCGGGGCTTTGACACCAGCCCCTTAGAAAACAAGCAGCGCCGCTTGATCATTGAAGTGGCCGACCAGTTTGAGTTCATCCTCGCCAAGGGGCCGGATGTCTTAACCTACCTGACCAACGGGGTGGTCGACCTGGGGATCGTCGGCAGCGACATCCTGATGGAACAAGACGCCGAAAGTGACGAACTCTTGGACCTAAAAACCGGTCAGTGCCAATTTATCCTGGCTTCAACCGAAGACTTTGACCCCGACCGCCCGGGGCGCAAGGTGATCGGCACCAAGTACCCCCGGGTCGCCCAACGCTACTTTGCTCGCCGCGGCCAAGACGTCGCCATCATCAAGTTGGAGGGGTCGGTGGAGTTAGCCCCCTTAATTGGCCTGGCCGACGCCATTATTGACATCACCGAAACCGGCCGGACGCTGAAGGAAAACCACCTAGTCATTTACGACCGCCTCGATCAGGTTTCGACCCGGTTAGTGGCCAACCCGCTGGCCCTCAAGCAAAAACGGGACGAGATTTACTGCTTTGTCACCACCCTCAAGGGAGGAAACTAA